The proteins below come from a single Drosophila busckii strain San Diego stock center, stock number 13000-0081.31 chromosome X, ASM1175060v1, whole genome shotgun sequence genomic window:
- the LOC108606387 gene encoding gamma-aminobutyric acid receptor alpha-like isoform X3, with product MCALWRSLLCLTIKATCPMELKNFPMDRQSCPLIIGSYGYTNQQLVYEWQNHDDAVSFVPGMTLNQFDLISMMHRNFTSTRREGDFSVLHVAFNLKRHTGYFLIQVYVPCILIVVLSWVSFWIHREATSDRVGLCVTAVLTLSTISLDSRTDLPKVKYATALDWFLLMSFLYCIATLLEFAGVHYFTKLGSGEIPRIDDEWEDIATHGHYATNEQAENDMDGTDAEAEADADVDVDADGIALEEASDVEDSEPANSDSDVFVFADHDTLHCELPLPLPNASYVKRNAFSCAIYNHPTQAGAHMFPRICSHASTMERTTQTEPPAVSRMRQMWLCLKGDQKFRKQRERDAAAEKSVQGRGAAGYVNSISLIDRVARVAFPMTFALFNLLYWLAYGMYKKEFSWSMIKA from the exons ATGTGCGCGTTGTGGAGGAGTTTGCTATG tttaaCCATCAAGGCTACGTGCCCCATGGAGCTGAAGAACTTTCCCATGGACAGACAGTCCTGCCCACTCATCATTGGCAGCT ATGGCTACACCAATCAGCAGCTGGTGTACGAATGGCAGAACCATGATGATGCTGTCTCCTTTGTGCCCGGCATGACGCTCAATCAGTTCGATTTGATTAGCATGATGCATCGCAATTTTACGTCCACGCGCCGTGAGGGCGACTTTTCTGTTCTGCATGTGGCCTTCAATCTCAAACGGCATACGGGCTATTTTCTGATACAG GTCTATGTGCCCTGCATATTGATAGTGGTGCTCTCGTGGGTGTCCTTTTGGATACATCGCGAGGCCACAAGCGATCGCGTAGGACTCTGTGTAACCGCCGTGCTAACACTGTCTACCATAAGTCTGGACTCGCGCACGGATCTGCCCAAGGTGAAGTATGCCACGGCGCTCGACTGGTTTCTGCTGATGAGTTTTCTCTACTGCATTGCCACGTTGCTGGAGTTTGCGGGCGTGCACTACTTTACCAAGCTGGGCAGCGGCGAGATTCCGCGCATAGACGATGAGTGGGAGGATATTGCAACACATGGACACTATGCAACGAATGAGCAGGCGGAGAACGATATGGACGGCACTGATGCGGAGGCCGAGGCGGATGCCGATGTCGATGTCGATGCCGATGGCATTGCGCTGGAAGAGGCCAGCGATGTGGAGGACAGCGAGCCGGCCAACTCGGACAGCGATGTGTTTGTCTTTGCGGATCATGATACGCTGCACTGcgagctgccactgccactgcccaATGCCAGCTATGTGAAGCGCAATGCCTTCAGCTGTGCCATCTACAAT CATCCCACGCAAGCCGGCGCGCATATGTTTCCTAGAATCTGCTCGCATGCCTCGACCATGGAGCGCACCACACAAACCGAGCCGCCAGCCGTCAGTCGCATGCGTCAGATGTGGCTTTGCCTCAAGGGCGATCAAAAGTTTCGCAAGCAACGTGAGCGCGACGCAGCCGCGGAGAAGAGCGTCCAAGGGCGTGGCGCCGCCGGCTATGTCAACAGCATATCGCTCATCGATCGCGTTGCACGCGTGGCCTTTCCCATGACCTTTGCGCTCTTCAATCTGCTCTACTGGCTGGCCTATGGCATGTACAAAAAGGAGTTCTCCTGGTCCATGATCAAGGCCTAA
- the LOC108606387 gene encoding gamma-aminobutyric acid receptor subunit alpha-6 isoform X2: MCALWRSLLCLGLCCTYVATATATATVTGAGAKRMPSITSDFKASRIYESFRSAAAPAPSAHRLQRRYVNASDELPAAARWMRTRTASSDMLSRNISSILENLLKRYEQSQLPTHGQGLPTVVRTNILIRSMGPVSELDMDYSMDCYFRQYWRDKRLSFQGPIKSLSLSIKMLDKIWRPDTYFYNGKHSHIHTITVPNKLLRLDQDGGILYSMRLTIKATCPMELKNFPMDRQSCPLIIGSYGYTNQQLVYEWQNHDDAVSFVPGMTLNQFDLISMMHRNFTSTRREGDFSVLHVAFNLKRHTGYFLIQVYVPCILIVVLSWVSFWIHREATSDRVGLCVTAVLTLSTISLDSRTDLPKVKYATALDWFLLMSFLYCIATLLEFAGVHYFTKLGSGEIPRIDDEWEDIATHGHYATNEQAENDMDGTDAEAEADADVDVDADGIALEEASDVEDSEPANSDSDVFVFADHDTLHCELPLPLPNASYVKRNAFSCAIYNHPTQAGAHMFPRICSHASTMERTTQTEPPAVSRMRQMWLCLKGDQKFRKQRERDAAAEKSVQGRGAAGYVNSISLIDRVARVAFPMTFALFNLLYWLAYGMYKKEFSWSMIKA, translated from the exons ATGTGCGCGTTGTGGAGGAGTTTGCTATG CTTGGGGCTCTGCTGCACTTAcgtggcaactgcaactgcaactgcaactgtaacTGGGGCTGGTGCTAAGCGCATGCCGAGCATAACCAGCGATTTCAAGGCCAGCCGCATCTATGAATCCTTtcggtcagcagcagcgccagcgccatcgGCACATCGACTGCAGCGACGTTATGTGAACGCATCGGATGAGCTGCCAGCTGCGGCGCGTTGGATGAGAACGCGCACTGCCTCGTCGGACATGCTGAGTCGCAATATCTCGAGCATATTGGAGAATCTGCTGAAGCGCTATGAGCAGTCGCAGCTGCCCACGCATGGCCAGGGGCTGCCCACAGTGGTGCGCACAAATATTCTGATACGCAGCATGGGCCCCGTTTCGGAGCTGGACATGGACTACTCCATGGACTGTTACTTTCGCCAGTACTGGCGCGACAAGCGCTTGAGCTTCCAGGGCCCCATCAAGAGCCTCTCGCTGAGCATCAAAATGCTGGACAAGATCTGGCGTCCGGACACTTACTTCTACAATGGCAAGCATTCGCATATTCACACCATCACTGTGCCCAACAAGCTGCTGCGTTTGGATCAGGACGGCGGCATACTCTACTCCATGCG tttaaCCATCAAGGCTACGTGCCCCATGGAGCTGAAGAACTTTCCCATGGACAGACAGTCCTGCCCACTCATCATTGGCAGCT ATGGCTACACCAATCAGCAGCTGGTGTACGAATGGCAGAACCATGATGATGCTGTCTCCTTTGTGCCCGGCATGACGCTCAATCAGTTCGATTTGATTAGCATGATGCATCGCAATTTTACGTCCACGCGCCGTGAGGGCGACTTTTCTGTTCTGCATGTGGCCTTCAATCTCAAACGGCATACGGGCTATTTTCTGATACAG GTCTATGTGCCCTGCATATTGATAGTGGTGCTCTCGTGGGTGTCCTTTTGGATACATCGCGAGGCCACAAGCGATCGCGTAGGACTCTGTGTAACCGCCGTGCTAACACTGTCTACCATAAGTCTGGACTCGCGCACGGATCTGCCCAAGGTGAAGTATGCCACGGCGCTCGACTGGTTTCTGCTGATGAGTTTTCTCTACTGCATTGCCACGTTGCTGGAGTTTGCGGGCGTGCACTACTTTACCAAGCTGGGCAGCGGCGAGATTCCGCGCATAGACGATGAGTGGGAGGATATTGCAACACATGGACACTATGCAACGAATGAGCAGGCGGAGAACGATATGGACGGCACTGATGCGGAGGCCGAGGCGGATGCCGATGTCGATGTCGATGCCGATGGCATTGCGCTGGAAGAGGCCAGCGATGTGGAGGACAGCGAGCCGGCCAACTCGGACAGCGATGTGTTTGTCTTTGCGGATCATGATACGCTGCACTGcgagctgccactgccactgcccaATGCCAGCTATGTGAAGCGCAATGCCTTCAGCTGTGCCATCTACAAT CATCCCACGCAAGCCGGCGCGCATATGTTTCCTAGAATCTGCTCGCATGCCTCGACCATGGAGCGCACCACACAAACCGAGCCGCCAGCCGTCAGTCGCATGCGTCAGATGTGGCTTTGCCTCAAGGGCGATCAAAAGTTTCGCAAGCAACGTGAGCGCGACGCAGCCGCGGAGAAGAGCGTCCAAGGGCGTGGCGCCGCCGGCTATGTCAACAGCATATCGCTCATCGATCGCGTTGCACGCGTGGCCTTTCCCATGACCTTTGCGCTCTTCAATCTGCTCTACTGGCTGGCCTATGGCATGTACAAAAAGGAGTTCTCCTGGTCCATGATCAAGGCCTAA
- the LOC108606496 gene encoding gamma-aminobutyric acid receptor subunit beta-like, giving the protein MTNFWKLAASFGLLLCVLSAQLTPVRCKRKEMLAGRLENVTQTISKILQGYDIRLRPNFGGEPLHVGMDLTIASFDAISEVNMDYTITMYLNQYWRDERLAFNIYGPYYDSDADDDGVNDVLTLSGDFAEKIWVPDTFFANDKNSFLHDVTERNKLVRLGGDGAVTYGMRFTTTLACMMDLHYYPLDSQNCTVEIESYGYTVSDVVMYWKPTPVRGVEDAELPQFTIIGYETNDRKERLATGVYQRLSLSFKLQRNIGYFVFQTYLPSILIVMLSWVSFWINHEATSARVALGITTVLTMTTISTGVRSSLPRISYVKAIDIYLVMCFVFVFAALLEYAAVNYTYWGKRAKKKIKKLKDCDRHKIGKLEKSETCSTTEDIIELQDVRMSPIPSLRKGNYNVTLGSIGTETMDLAKFPPSFRITRNYGTGRSQLRHRGQRGVSARPRMMHALKKSASAIRATIPKIKDVNIIDKYSRMIFPISFCAFNLGYWIFYILE; this is encoded by the exons ATGACGAATTTTTGGAAACTGGCGGCCTcttttgggctgctgctctgtgtaCTGAGCGCTCAATTAACACCGGTGCG ctgcaagcgaAAAGAAATGCTCGCAGGACGTTTGGAGAATGTTACGCAGACGATCTCAAAAATACTACAGGGCTATGATATACGCCTGCGGCCCAATTTTGGCGGCGAGCCATTACATGTGGGCATGGATTTGACCATAGCTAGCTTCGATGCCATATCTGAAGTCAATATG GACTATACTATAACCATGTATTTGAATCAATATTGGCGCGATGAGCGCTTGGCCTTTAACATCTATGGGCCGTACTATGATTCCGATGCAGACGACGATGGCGTCAACGATGTGCTGACGCTATCGGGAGATTTTGCTGAAAAGATTTGGGTGCCAGATACATTTTTCGCCAACGATAAGAACAG TTTCCTACACGACGTCACCGAGCGCAACAAGCTGGTGCGTCTGGGTGGTGATGGCGCCGTTACCTATGGCATGCGTTTCACCACAACTCTCGCCTGCATGATGGATTTGCATTATTATCCGCTCGATTCGCAGAACTGCACCGTGGAGATTGAAAGCT ATGGCTACACGGTAAGCGATGTGGTCATGTACTGGAAGCCGACGCCAGTGCGTGGCGTGGAGGACGCGGAACTGCCACAGTTTACTATAATTGGCTATGAGACGAACGACAGAAAGGAGCGCTTGGCCACTGGCGTCTATCAGCGGCTGTCGTTGTCCTTTAAGCTGCAGCGCAACATTGGCTACTTTGTATTCCAAACCTATTTGCCCAGCATTCTGATTGTGATGCTCTCGTGGGTCTCCTTCTGGATCAATCACGAGGCGACCAGTGCTCGCGTCGCCTTGGGCATCACCACGGTGCTCACCATGACCACGATAAGCACCGGAGTGCGCAGCTCCTTGCCGCGCATCTCCTACGTCAAGGCCATTGATATCTATCTGGTGATGTgctttgtctttgtctttgcCGCACTCCTCGAATACGCCGCCGTCAATTACACGTACTGGGGCAAGCGGGCCAAGAAGAAGATTAAAAAGCTAAAGGATTGCGATCGCCATAAGATCG GCAAACTGGAAAAATCCGAAACGTGTTCAACCACTGAAGACATTATTGAGCTGCAGGATGTGCGCATGAGTCCTATACCTTCGTTGCGGAAAGGTAACTACAATGTGACGCTCGGCTCCATTGGCACCGAGACCATGGATTTGGCCAAATTTCCTCCAAGCTTTCGCATCACACGCAACTATGGCACAGGTCGCAGTCAGCTGCGGCATCGTGGCCAAAGGG GTGTCTCGGCACGTCCGCGCATGATGCATGCGCTAAAGAAAAGCGCCTCGGCCATTAGAGCGACAATACCAAAGATTAAGGACGTCAACATCATTGACAAATATTCACGCATGATATTTCCCATTAGCTTTTGTGCGTTCAATCTTGGCTACTGGATCTTCTACATACTGGAATAG
- the LOC108606387 gene encoding gamma-aminobutyric acid receptor alpha-like isoform X1, with amino-acid sequence MCALWRSLLCLGLCCTYVATATATATVTGAGAKRMPSITSDFKASRIYESFRSAAAPAPSAHRLQRRYVNASDELPAAARWMRTRTASSDMLSRNISSILENLLKRYEQSQLPTHGQGLPTVVRTNILIRSMGPVSELDMDYSMDCYFRQYWRDKRLSFQGPIKSLSLSIKMLDKIWRPDTYFYNGKHSHIHTITVPNKLLRLDQDGGILYSMRLTIKATCPMELKNFPMDRQSCPLIIGSCKFLSARPAMAMAIAITIELRLVSLADGYTNQQLVYEWQNHDDAVSFVPGMTLNQFDLISMMHRNFTSTRREGDFSVLHVAFNLKRHTGYFLIQVYVPCILIVVLSWVSFWIHREATSDRVGLCVTAVLTLSTISLDSRTDLPKVKYATALDWFLLMSFLYCIATLLEFAGVHYFTKLGSGEIPRIDDEWEDIATHGHYATNEQAENDMDGTDAEAEADADVDVDADGIALEEASDVEDSEPANSDSDVFVFADHDTLHCELPLPLPNASYVKRNAFSCAIYNHPTQAGAHMFPRICSHASTMERTTQTEPPAVSRMRQMWLCLKGDQKFRKQRERDAAAEKSVQGRGAAGYVNSISLIDRVARVAFPMTFALFNLLYWLAYGMYKKEFSWSMIKA; translated from the exons ATGTGCGCGTTGTGGAGGAGTTTGCTATG CTTGGGGCTCTGCTGCACTTAcgtggcaactgcaactgcaactgcaactgtaacTGGGGCTGGTGCTAAGCGCATGCCGAGCATAACCAGCGATTTCAAGGCCAGCCGCATCTATGAATCCTTtcggtcagcagcagcgccagcgccatcgGCACATCGACTGCAGCGACGTTATGTGAACGCATCGGATGAGCTGCCAGCTGCGGCGCGTTGGATGAGAACGCGCACTGCCTCGTCGGACATGCTGAGTCGCAATATCTCGAGCATATTGGAGAATCTGCTGAAGCGCTATGAGCAGTCGCAGCTGCCCACGCATGGCCAGGGGCTGCCCACAGTGGTGCGCACAAATATTCTGATACGCAGCATGGGCCCCGTTTCGGAGCTGGACATGGACTACTCCATGGACTGTTACTTTCGCCAGTACTGGCGCGACAAGCGCTTGAGCTTCCAGGGCCCCATCAAGAGCCTCTCGCTGAGCATCAAAATGCTGGACAAGATCTGGCGTCCGGACACTTACTTCTACAATGGCAAGCATTCGCATATTCACACCATCACTGTGCCCAACAAGCTGCTGCGTTTGGATCAGGACGGCGGCATACTCTACTCCATGCG tttaaCCATCAAGGCTACGTGCCCCATGGAGCTGAAGAACTTTCCCATGGACAGACAGTCCTGCCCACTCATCATTGGCAGCTGTAAGTTCTTGTCGGCTCGTCccgcaatggcaatggcaatagcAATTACAATTGAATTGAGACTCGTTTCGCTTGCAGATGGCTACACCAATCAGCAGCTGGTGTACGAATGGCAGAACCATGATGATGCTGTCTCCTTTGTGCCCGGCATGACGCTCAATCAGTTCGATTTGATTAGCATGATGCATCGCAATTTTACGTCCACGCGCCGTGAGGGCGACTTTTCTGTTCTGCATGTGGCCTTCAATCTCAAACGGCATACGGGCTATTTTCTGATACAG GTCTATGTGCCCTGCATATTGATAGTGGTGCTCTCGTGGGTGTCCTTTTGGATACATCGCGAGGCCACAAGCGATCGCGTAGGACTCTGTGTAACCGCCGTGCTAACACTGTCTACCATAAGTCTGGACTCGCGCACGGATCTGCCCAAGGTGAAGTATGCCACGGCGCTCGACTGGTTTCTGCTGATGAGTTTTCTCTACTGCATTGCCACGTTGCTGGAGTTTGCGGGCGTGCACTACTTTACCAAGCTGGGCAGCGGCGAGATTCCGCGCATAGACGATGAGTGGGAGGATATTGCAACACATGGACACTATGCAACGAATGAGCAGGCGGAGAACGATATGGACGGCACTGATGCGGAGGCCGAGGCGGATGCCGATGTCGATGTCGATGCCGATGGCATTGCGCTGGAAGAGGCCAGCGATGTGGAGGACAGCGAGCCGGCCAACTCGGACAGCGATGTGTTTGTCTTTGCGGATCATGATACGCTGCACTGcgagctgccactgccactgcccaATGCCAGCTATGTGAAGCGCAATGCCTTCAGCTGTGCCATCTACAAT CATCCCACGCAAGCCGGCGCGCATATGTTTCCTAGAATCTGCTCGCATGCCTCGACCATGGAGCGCACCACACAAACCGAGCCGCCAGCCGTCAGTCGCATGCGTCAGATGTGGCTTTGCCTCAAGGGCGATCAAAAGTTTCGCAAGCAACGTGAGCGCGACGCAGCCGCGGAGAAGAGCGTCCAAGGGCGTGGCGCCGCCGGCTATGTCAACAGCATATCGCTCATCGATCGCGTTGCACGCGTGGCCTTTCCCATGACCTTTGCGCTCTTCAATCTGCTCTACTGGCTGGCCTATGGCATGTACAAAAAGGAGTTCTCCTGGTCCATGATCAAGGCCTAA